One genomic region from Conexibacter woesei Iso977N encodes:
- a CDS encoding serine/threonine-protein kinase produces MAGVTLPLVLDDRFKCHSELGFGTFGFVLAAYDHHLATDVAVKLFDRGVVLTDVLREARLHSQLSAHAHVVSIREVRIAPPRPFVVMRLMPGGSTQARLDSGLVGPLDAVRWVRSALDGLAHAHDMGVLHRDVKPGNLLLNEMGEASLSDFGIAEQTVRANLAVSTYTPHAAPEMLRRSPSSEQTDVWAMGCSLYRLLSNDEWPFANPAAIVSGRHVPVHQHNPQIPLALSRVVDTALARDPADRFVSARVMAEALRRAPVRAQWTREEAPDRLERWTARGNDGDYSLEVAERPRAGDFEVTVRRDSGSGPRRRYRERYATEARALQRRSTLLRRLVENDHL; encoded by the coding sequence ATGGCCGGCGTTACGTTGCCGTTAGTCCTAGACGATCGGTTCAAATGCCATAGCGAGCTTGGGTTTGGCACGTTCGGCTTTGTATTGGCCGCATACGACCATCACCTAGCAACCGATGTCGCTGTAAAGCTCTTCGATCGCGGCGTAGTGCTCACCGATGTTCTCCGTGAGGCTCGTTTGCACAGTCAACTGAGCGCGCATGCGCATGTGGTGTCGATTCGCGAAGTGCGTATCGCACCGCCGCGACCGTTCGTCGTCATGCGACTTATGCCAGGAGGCTCGACGCAGGCCCGACTCGACAGTGGCTTGGTTGGCCCTCTCGACGCGGTGCGCTGGGTACGATCCGCTCTCGACGGGCTTGCTCACGCCCACGATATGGGTGTTCTTCACCGCGACGTGAAGCCTGGGAACCTGCTCCTCAACGAGATGGGCGAAGCGTCCCTTTCGGACTTCGGTATCGCCGAGCAAACGGTGCGAGCGAACCTCGCTGTCTCGACCTACACGCCGCACGCAGCGCCAGAGATGCTGCGGCGGTCGCCGAGCAGCGAACAAACCGACGTCTGGGCGATGGGATGTTCCCTATACCGCTTGCTGAGCAACGACGAATGGCCGTTCGCCAACCCAGCCGCGATCGTGTCGGGCAGGCACGTTCCGGTACATCAACACAATCCTCAGATACCGCTGGCCCTCTCGCGAGTGGTCGACACTGCTCTTGCTCGCGATCCAGCCGATCGCTTCGTTTCTGCGCGCGTAATGGCAGAGGCGTTGAGACGAGCCCCCGTCCGTGCCCAGTGGACCCGCGAAGAAGCCCCCGACCGACTCGAGCGATGGACTGCACGAGGCAACGATGGCGATTACTCCCTCGAGGTCGCAGAGCGGCCGCGGGCTGGAGACTTCGAGGTCACCGTCCGTCGTGATTCCGGATCCGGTCCTCGCCGTCGCTACCGAGAACGCTACGCGACGGAGGCCAGGGCCCTACAACGCCGATCGACACTCCTCCGCCGTCTGGTTGAGAATGATCACCTCTGA
- a CDS encoding YciI family protein — MYVLTLTYIMPLEEVDRVRDAHMAWVAEQYEVGRFLVSGPRVPRDGGVILARQMDRDELDEVIASDPFTREGVAAYDVVEFRATTVVEELGALKERV; from the coding sequence ATGTACGTGCTGACGCTGACCTACATCATGCCGCTCGAGGAAGTCGATCGGGTTCGGGATGCGCATATGGCGTGGGTCGCAGAGCAGTACGAGGTGGGGCGGTTCTTGGTGTCGGGGCCGAGGGTGCCGCGGGATGGCGGTGTGATCTTGGCTCGGCAGATGGATCGGGATGAGCTGGATGAGGTCATCGCGAGCGATCCGTTCACGCGCGAGGGGGTCGCTGCCTATGACGTCGTCGAGTTCCGGGCGACGACGGTGGTCGAGGAGCTAGGTGCGTTGAAGGAACGGGTGTAG
- a CDS encoding RNA polymerase subunit sigma-70 translates to MADERALVAGAQAGDERAFRALVDPYRGVLEVHAYRMLGSRHDAEDVVQETLLRAWRALDRFERRASVSTWLYRICTNACLDEIERRPRRGEPLAVDPFPDALLERAVGVAPIVDPAARYAAREGMELALLTAIQRLPGRQRAVLILRDVLGWTGPEVAELLETTVAAVNGALQRARATVESVVPARSSRDIRRAADRELLNKYISAWERNDIDALVALLRDDAVLSMPPQRALHGAAAIREFWLSYTCSLGQPTALKALPAWSNGAPAVAFFRPDGTPHVLLVLAEGSPLTKMYAFPVADLHPFLQRT, encoded by the coding sequence GTGGCAGACGAGCGCGCGCTGGTTGCGGGCGCGCAGGCGGGTGACGAGCGGGCGTTCCGGGCGCTGGTCGACCCCTACCGGGGCGTGCTGGAGGTGCACGCGTACCGGATGCTGGGGTCGCGCCACGACGCGGAGGACGTGGTGCAGGAGACGCTGCTGCGCGCGTGGCGGGCGCTGGACCGGTTCGAGCGCCGGGCGAGCGTCTCCACGTGGCTCTACCGGATCTGCACGAACGCGTGCCTGGACGAGATCGAGCGGCGGCCCCGCCGCGGCGAGCCGCTGGCGGTCGACCCGTTCCCGGACGCGCTGCTGGAGCGGGCGGTGGGCGTCGCGCCGATCGTCGATCCGGCGGCGCGCTACGCGGCGCGCGAGGGCATGGAGCTGGCGCTGCTGACGGCGATCCAGCGGCTGCCCGGGCGCCAGCGGGCGGTGCTGATCCTGCGCGACGTCCTGGGTTGGACCGGGCCCGAGGTCGCCGAGCTGCTGGAGACGACCGTGGCGGCGGTCAACGGCGCGCTCCAGCGCGCGCGGGCGACCGTGGAGTCCGTCGTGCCCGCCCGCTCCTCTCGCGACATCCGCCGCGCGGCCGATCGCGAGTTGTTGAACAAGTACATCTCCGCCTGGGAGCGCAACGACATCGACGCGCTCGTGGCGCTGCTGCGCGACGACGCCGTGTTGTCGATGCCGCCCCAGCGCGCGCTGCACGGCGCCGCGGCGATCCGGGAGTTCTGGCTCTCCTACACCTGCAGCTTGGGTCAGCCCACCGCCTTGAAGGCTCTCCCCGCCTGGTCCAACGGCGCGCCGGCCGTCGCGTTCTTCCGCCCCGACGGCACCCCCCACGTCCTGCTGGTCCTGGCCGAAGGCTCACCCCTGACCAAGATGTACGCCTTCCCCGTGGCGGACCTACACCCGTTCCTTCAACGCACCTAG
- a CDS encoding LLM class flavin-dependent oxidoreductase encodes MSSSRVPLSVLDLAPIREGSTPDVALRQSLELAPVVEALGYERIWVAEHHNIAGVASSATAVLIGALADATSRIRVGSGGIMLPNHAPLVIAEQFGTLAALHPGRIDLGLGRAPGTDHVTGWALRRNPQGGVEFDAEVAELRGFLAPAVDGARVRAIPGEGSEVPVWILGSSTYGAALAAQLGLPFAFASHFAPRFLLEAARLYREQFVPSSSLSKPYMMVGVTLMAADTDAEAEHLFTSTLQKFTGMLRGERRGTLPPLDNVDAYFRPGEREALDAQMLSEAIVGGPERVATKLESLVARTGADEVIVATDAYDFAARVRSYEVLAATWGITAGARAGTNSAIAAPSSAIPADVPSAGAKPSVNA; translated from the coding sequence ATGTCGTCGTCCCGTGTTCCGCTGTCGGTCCTCGACCTCGCGCCGATCCGCGAGGGCTCCACGCCGGACGTCGCGCTGCGGCAGTCGCTGGAGCTCGCGCCGGTCGTGGAGGCGCTCGGCTACGAGCGGATCTGGGTGGCCGAGCACCACAACATCGCGGGCGTGGCGTCGTCGGCCACAGCCGTGCTGATCGGCGCGCTGGCCGATGCGACGTCGCGTATTCGCGTCGGCTCCGGCGGGATCATGCTGCCCAACCACGCGCCGCTGGTGATCGCCGAGCAGTTCGGGACGCTCGCCGCTCTGCATCCCGGGCGGATCGACCTCGGGCTCGGGCGCGCGCCGGGCACCGACCACGTGACCGGCTGGGCGCTGCGGCGCAACCCGCAGGGCGGCGTCGAGTTCGACGCCGAGGTCGCCGAGCTGCGCGGGTTCCTGGCGCCGGCGGTCGACGGCGCGCGGGTGCGGGCGATCCCGGGCGAGGGGTCCGAGGTGCCGGTGTGGATCCTGGGCTCCTCGACGTACGGCGCGGCGCTGGCGGCGCAGCTCGGGCTGCCGTTCGCGTTCGCCTCGCACTTCGCGCCGCGGTTCCTGTTGGAGGCCGCGCGGCTGTACCGCGAGCAGTTCGTGCCGTCCTCGTCGCTGAGCAAGCCCTACATGATGGTCGGCGTGACGCTGATGGCGGCCGACACCGACGCGGAGGCCGAGCACCTCTTCACCTCGACGCTGCAGAAGTTCACCGGGATGCTCCGCGGCGAGCGGCGCGGGACGCTGCCGCCACTGGACAACGTCGACGCCTACTTCCGGCCGGGCGAGCGCGAGGCGCTGGACGCGCAGATGCTGAGCGAGGCGATCGTCGGCGGCCCCGAGCGCGTCGCGACCAAGTTGGAGTCCTTGGTGGCGCGCACCGGGGCCGACGAGGTGATCGTCGCGACCGACGCCTATGACTTCGCCGCGCGCGTCCGGTCCTACGAGGTGCTCGCCGCGACCTGGGGGATCACCGCCGGCGCGCGCGCTGGGACCAACAGCGCGATCGCCGCGCCGAGCAGCGCCATCCCGGCCGACGTGCCGAGCGCGGGCGCGAAGCCGTCCGTGAACGCCTGA
- a CDS encoding response regulator transcription factor, which produces MRVLVVDDELAVRNSLSRALNLERYDVDLAQDGQEALDRVAAARYDAIVLDVSMPLLDGLEACRRMRAAGDRTPVLMLTARDSVDDRVAGLDAGADDYLVKPFALRELQARLRALLRRVDGPADELRFGDLRLEPSTRDVWRGDRRLELSRTEYALLELFLRHPRQVLERSTVFEQVWGYDFGATSNVLGVYMGYLRRKTEANGEPRLLHTVRGVGYILREEPA; this is translated from the coding sequence ATGCGCGTTCTTGTCGTTGACGATGAGCTGGCCGTCCGCAACTCCCTGTCGCGGGCGCTGAACCTCGAGCGGTACGACGTCGATCTCGCCCAGGACGGGCAGGAGGCGCTGGACCGCGTGGCCGCCGCGCGCTACGACGCGATCGTCCTCGACGTCTCGATGCCGCTGCTCGACGGCCTGGAGGCCTGCCGCCGGATGCGCGCCGCCGGCGACCGCACGCCGGTCCTGATGCTGACCGCACGCGACTCCGTCGACGACCGCGTCGCGGGCCTCGACGCCGGCGCCGACGACTACCTCGTCAAGCCGTTCGCGCTCCGCGAGCTCCAGGCGCGACTGCGAGCGCTCCTCAGACGCGTGGACGGCCCCGCCGACGAGCTGCGCTTCGGCGACCTGCGCCTCGAGCCCTCCACCCGCGACGTCTGGCGCGGCGACCGCCGCCTCGAGCTCTCCCGCACCGAGTACGCCCTGCTCGAGCTGTTCCTCAGACACCCCCGCCAGGTCCTCGAGCGCAGCACGGTCTTCGAGCAGGTCTGGGGCTACGACTTCGGCGCGACCTCCAACGTCCTTGGCGTCTACATGGGCTACCTGCGCCGCAAGACCGAGGCCAACGGCGAGCCGCGCCTGCTGCACACGGTCCGCGGCGTCGGCTACATCCTGCGCGAGGAGCCCGCATGA
- a CDS encoding sensor histidine kinase has protein sequence MTLRRRVTLMSALVVGTTLVLASVVCFIVMRNELRGQIDDSLREQASQAARAPGLNAADPRPPRRIPQPQRRTGAAQAYFQFVGPTGVSRRPIGSTEPKLPITPTVKAIAKSGTKRRALEDTHADGVHVRMITVGVPAGGAVQIARSLASVDRALSRLRIVLVLLTVLGTAFAALLARILSRPVAAPTEHELAQSQGALAESLAAQRQLVADASHELRTPVTSLRTNAEMLRDADVVPDDDRREIAGEVVEQAEELTALIGDLIDLARGDVPDPAVEDVRLDRLLYESVQRARRHAPGLEFTLDAEPAVVEGAPERLARAINNLLDNAAKHSPDGARVEVALHDGALTVRDHGPGIDPQDLPHVFDRFHRGANARGRPGSGLGLAIVRQVAEAHGGTVALEAAPGGGTLARLTLPAERVETVTTA, from the coding sequence ATGACCCTGCGCCGGCGCGTGACGCTCATGTCCGCGCTGGTCGTCGGGACCACGCTGGTCCTGGCCTCGGTCGTCTGCTTCATCGTCATGCGCAACGAGCTGCGCGGGCAGATCGACGACTCGCTGCGCGAGCAGGCCTCGCAGGCCGCGCGCGCGCCGGGCCTCAACGCCGCCGACCCGCGCCCGCCGCGCCGGATCCCGCAGCCCCAGCGCCGCACCGGCGCCGCGCAGGCGTACTTCCAGTTCGTCGGGCCCACCGGCGTCTCCCGCCGCCCGATCGGCTCGACCGAGCCGAAGCTGCCGATCACGCCGACCGTCAAGGCGATCGCGAAGTCCGGGACCAAGCGCCGCGCGCTGGAGGACACGCACGCCGACGGCGTCCACGTCCGGATGATCACGGTCGGCGTGCCCGCCGGTGGCGCCGTCCAGATCGCCCGCTCGCTGGCCTCGGTCGACCGCGCGCTCAGTCGCCTGCGGATCGTCCTGGTGCTGCTGACCGTCCTCGGGACCGCGTTCGCCGCGCTGCTCGCGCGGATCCTCAGCCGCCCCGTCGCGGCGCCGACCGAGCACGAGCTGGCCCAGTCGCAGGGCGCGCTGGCCGAGTCGCTGGCCGCGCAGCGCCAGCTCGTCGCCGACGCGTCGCACGAGCTGCGCACGCCCGTGACGTCCCTGCGCACGAACGCCGAGATGCTGCGCGACGCCGACGTCGTCCCCGACGACGACCGCCGCGAGATCGCCGGCGAGGTCGTCGAGCAGGCCGAGGAGCTGACCGCGCTGATCGGTGACCTGATCGACCTCGCGCGCGGTGACGTCCCGGACCCGGCGGTCGAGGACGTCCGGCTGGACCGGCTGCTCTACGAGTCCGTGCAGCGCGCGCGGCGCCACGCGCCGGGCCTGGAGTTCACGCTCGACGCCGAGCCGGCGGTCGTCGAGGGGGCGCCCGAGCGGCTCGCGCGCGCGATCAACAACCTGCTCGACAACGCGGCCAAGCACTCGCCGGACGGCGCGCGCGTTGAGGTCGCGCTGCACGACGGCGCGCTCACCGTGCGCGACCACGGGCCGGGGATCGACCCGCAGGATCTGCCCCACGTCTTCGACCGCTTCCACCGCGGCGCCAACGCGCGCGGGCGGCCGGGATCCGGCCTCGGGCTGGCGATCGTGCGCCAGGTCGCCGAGGCCCACGGCGGGACCGTGGCGCTGGAGGCGGCGCCCGGCGGCGGCACGCTGGCGCGGCTGACGCTGCCGGCCGAGCGCGTCGAGACCGTCACCACCGCCTGA
- a CDS encoding aminotransferase class IV, producing the protein MAGPTDDALAILDGTILPAAEASIGVTDLGLIRGDGVFEVIAVKDGQPFAFEDHLRRMATSAENLRLELDLGAVERELRALIEAAGPTATASVRFMVTRGGRRIGIVEPVVAPDAKPPLKLVTVEYVPTRILDGIKSLSYGSNMLATRIAVERGGTEALLVTPHGRVLEAPTSAFFVSFDGETVVTPPLSDHILDSITRRRLLSVLGDRAREEVVTVESLGRAREAFLASTTRDVQAVVAIDDIDLGALPGPVTLAAGEAFAAHVADELGA; encoded by the coding sequence ATGGCCGGCCCCACTGACGACGCCCTGGCGATCCTCGACGGCACGATCCTCCCGGCGGCGGAGGCGTCGATCGGCGTGACCGACCTCGGGCTGATCCGCGGCGACGGCGTCTTCGAGGTGATCGCGGTCAAGGACGGGCAGCCGTTCGCGTTCGAGGACCACCTGCGCCGGATGGCGACGTCGGCCGAGAACCTGCGCCTGGAGCTCGACCTCGGCGCGGTCGAGCGCGAGCTGCGCGCGCTGATCGAGGCGGCCGGGCCGACCGCGACCGCGTCGGTGCGCTTCATGGTCACGCGCGGCGGGCGGCGGATCGGGATCGTCGAGCCGGTCGTCGCGCCCGACGCGAAGCCGCCGCTGAAGCTCGTGACGGTCGAGTACGTCCCGACGCGGATCCTCGACGGGATCAAGTCCTTGTCCTACGGCTCGAACATGCTGGCGACGCGGATCGCGGTCGAGCGCGGCGGGACCGAGGCGCTGCTCGTCACGCCGCACGGCCGCGTGCTGGAGGCGCCGACGTCGGCGTTCTTCGTGTCCTTCGACGGGGAGACCGTGGTGACGCCGCCGCTGAGCGACCACATCCTGGACTCGATCACGCGCCGGCGGTTGTTGTCCGTGTTGGGCGACCGCGCGCGCGAGGAGGTCGTGACGGTGGAGTCGCTGGGGCGTGCGCGCGAGGCGTTCCTGGCCTCGACGACGCGCGACGTCCAGGCGGTGGTGGCGATCGACGACATCGACCTGGGTGCGCTGCCCGGGCCGGTGACGCTCGCCGCCGGCGAGGCGTTCGCCGCGCACGTCGCCGACGAGCTCGGCGCTTGA
- the wecB gene encoding non-hydrolyzing UDP-N-acetylglucosamine 2-epimerase, whose protein sequence is MKIVTVIGNRPQFVKAAAVSRLLREAHDEVIVHTGQHHDDELSAIFFEELQVPRPEHQLHIAGGTNTEQTARMLAAIGPLLADEEPDVVLVYGDTNSTVAGGLAAAQAQIPVVHVEAGMRSFDRRMPEELNRVLTDHLSDLLLVPSETALRNLEREAVAGEVVLVGDVMVDVSMMFQPRAKAETRPLRDAGVEPGAFVLCTAHRAGNVDDPDRLRRLVDIILAVDEPLVLPLHPRTGARLDAAGWLDELAEAEHVRLAPPLGYMAFTALLTNARRVLTDSGGVQKEAYFAGVPCVTLRDTTEWVETIETGWNVLVDLDREAALTALQTAPPAERPQLYGDGHAGERVVAAIDALRRA, encoded by the coding sequence ATGAAGATCGTCACGGTCATCGGCAACCGGCCGCAGTTCGTCAAGGCCGCGGCGGTGTCGCGGCTGCTGCGCGAGGCGCACGACGAGGTCATCGTGCACACCGGCCAACATCATGATGATGAGCTGAGCGCGATCTTCTTCGAGGAGCTGCAGGTGCCGCGGCCCGAGCACCAGCTGCACATCGCGGGCGGGACGAACACCGAGCAGACCGCGCGGATGCTGGCGGCGATCGGGCCGCTGCTGGCCGACGAGGAACCCGATGTCGTGCTCGTCTACGGCGACACGAACTCGACGGTCGCGGGCGGCCTCGCCGCGGCGCAGGCGCAGATCCCCGTCGTGCATGTGGAAGCCGGGATGCGCTCGTTCGACCGGCGGATGCCGGAGGAGCTGAACCGCGTCCTGACCGACCACCTGAGCGACCTGCTGCTGGTGCCGTCGGAGACCGCGCTGCGCAACCTGGAGCGCGAGGCGGTCGCGGGCGAGGTCGTCCTGGTCGGCGACGTGATGGTCGACGTGTCGATGATGTTCCAGCCGCGGGCGAAGGCCGAGACGCGGCCGCTGCGCGACGCGGGCGTCGAGCCGGGCGCGTTCGTGCTCTGCACCGCGCACCGCGCCGGCAACGTCGACGACCCGGACCGGCTGCGCAGGTTGGTGGACATCATCCTGGCCGTGGACGAGCCGCTCGTCCTGCCGCTGCACCCCCGAACCGGCGCCCGCCTCGACGCCGCCGGCTGGCTCGACGAGCTGGCCGAGGCCGAACATGTACGCCTTGCCCCGCCGCTCGGCTACATGGCCTTCACCGCGCTGCTGACCAACGCCCGCCGCGTGCTGACCGACTCCGGCGGCGTGCAGAAGGAGGCCTACTTCGCGGGCGTCCCCTGCGTGACGCTGCGCGACACGACCGAGTGGGTCGAGACGATCGAGACCGGCTGGAACGTCCTGGTTGACCTGGACCGCGAAGCGGCCCTCACGGCGCTGCAGACCGCGCCGCCGGCCGAGCGCCCGCAGCTCTACGGCGACGGCCACGCTGGGGAGCGGGTTGTGGCAGCGATCGACGCGTTGCGCCGCGCCTAG
- a CDS encoding nucleotide sugar dehydrogenase — MRAVVVALGKVGLPLAARIALAGHHVVGADVDPRVVELVNNGEAPFPNEAGLPEALAETVADGRLRAVSDTAAAVAEGPDLVVAVPPLVVDSSARPDWGVLDAVVADIGRGLQAGTTVSIETTVPVTTTRARVAPALEAASGLKEGVDFHVVFSPERIFSGRAIADLDKYPKLVGGLSAAGEARGIELYASFLDAEVRGLGSAEAAELSKLAETTYRDINIAFANELARYSDELGIDVLSVIDAANSQPYSHVHRPGIAVGGHCIPVYPRFLLAGDADARLPLLAREINERMPSYAADLAGDVSGRTVLILGIAYRGGVKETAFSGAFALRDALTGRGAVVVAHDPMFTADELRGHGFRPWDGTSEVDVAIVQADHHAYETLTASDLPGVQVVVDGRGVIDAARFTGVPVRRIGRPNDSGADPGSDIAPRS, encoded by the coding sequence ATGCGCGCGGTCGTCGTTGCGCTCGGCAAGGTCGGGTTGCCGCTGGCGGCGCGGATCGCGCTGGCCGGTCATCACGTTGTCGGCGCTGATGTCGACCCCCGCGTGGTCGAGTTGGTCAACAACGGCGAGGCGCCGTTCCCGAACGAGGCCGGGCTGCCGGAGGCGCTGGCCGAGACCGTGGCGGACGGGCGGCTGCGCGCGGTGAGCGACACCGCGGCCGCGGTCGCCGAGGGCCCGGACCTGGTGGTCGCCGTGCCGCCGCTGGTCGTGGACTCCAGCGCGCGCCCGGACTGGGGTGTGCTCGACGCGGTCGTCGCCGACATCGGGCGTGGGCTGCAGGCCGGCACCACGGTGTCGATCGAGACGACGGTCCCGGTGACCACGACGCGCGCGCGGGTCGCGCCGGCGCTGGAGGCGGCGTCGGGGCTGAAGGAGGGCGTCGACTTCCACGTCGTCTTCTCGCCCGAGCGGATCTTCAGCGGCCGTGCGATCGCCGACCTCGACAAGTACCCCAAGTTGGTCGGTGGGCTGAGCGCCGCGGGCGAGGCGCGCGGGATCGAGTTGTACGCCTCGTTCCTGGACGCGGAGGTCCGCGGGCTCGGGAGCGCCGAGGCGGCCGAGCTGAGCAAGCTCGCCGAGACGACCTACCGCGACATCAACATCGCCTTCGCCAACGAGCTGGCGCGCTACTCCGACGAGCTCGGCATCGACGTGCTGAGCGTCATCGACGCCGCCAACTCGCAGCCCTACTCGCACGTGCACCGCCCGGGGATCGCGGTCGGCGGCCACTGCATCCCGGTCTACCCGCGCTTCCTGCTGGCCGGCGACGCCGACGCGCGCCTGCCGCTGCTCGCGCGCGAGATCAACGAGCGGATGCCCTCCTACGCCGCCGACCTCGCCGGCGACGTGAGCGGCAGGACCGTCCTGATCCTCGGGATCGCCTACCGCGGCGGCGTCAAGGAGACCGCGTTCTCCGGCGCCTTCGCGCTGCGCGACGCGCTGACCGGTCGCGGCGCCGTTGTTGTCGCACATGACCCGATGTTCACCGCCGACGAGCTGCGCGGCCACGGCTTCCGGCCGTGGGACGGGACGTCGGAGGTGGACGTCGCGATCGTCCAGGCCGATCACCACGCCTACGAGACGCTGACCGCTTCCGATCTCCCCGGCGTCCAAGTTGTCGTCGATGGCCGCGGCGTCATCGACGCGGCGCGCTTCACCGGCGTGCCGGTCCGCCGCATCGGCCGCCCGAACGACAGCGGCGCCGACCCCGGCTCCGACATCGCGCCGCGCAGCTAG
- a CDS encoding Gfo/Idh/MocA family protein, with protein sequence MESSVPPRGAVIGLGMMGRHHARILQSNAAMRFAGAVDPGGDRFGAVADRARVFGTIEEMLAVERPEFAVVAVPTEEHLPAVRELTAAGVNVLVEKPVAATAAEAREIIGLVADAGLVGAVGHVERCNPALRELRRRLPDLGEVYSVATERVGPFPDRIRDVGVVKDLATHDLDLVRWLGGAPIARVAAQTSHRMGRDHEDLVLVTGRLANDRAFNCVVDWLTPRKIRETRVLGEGGMFVADTLNADLWFYANAHVSTGGWAADAARRGVAEGDVTKFALRREEPLAAELEAFCALVGGNDSAPVVTLAEGLETVVVAEAVLESAASGASVDLTGSAA encoded by the coding sequence GTGGAGAGCTCGGTGCCGCCGCGCGGCGCGGTGATCGGCCTGGGGATGATGGGCCGCCACCACGCGCGCATCCTGCAGTCCAACGCCGCGATGCGCTTCGCCGGCGCGGTCGACCCGGGCGGCGACCGCTTCGGCGCCGTCGCCGATCGTGCGCGGGTGTTCGGGACGATCGAGGAGATGCTGGCCGTCGAGCGCCCGGAGTTCGCGGTCGTCGCGGTGCCGACCGAGGAGCACCTGCCGGCCGTGCGCGAGCTGACCGCCGCGGGCGTCAACGTGCTGGTCGAGAAGCCCGTCGCCGCCACCGCGGCCGAAGCGCGCGAGATCATCGGGTTGGTCGCCGACGCCGGGCTGGTCGGGGCGGTCGGGCACGTCGAGCGCTGCAACCCCGCGCTGCGCGAGCTGCGCCGGCGGCTGCCGGACCTCGGCGAGGTCTACTCGGTGGCGACCGAGCGCGTCGGGCCGTTCCCGGACCGGATCCGCGACGTCGGCGTGGTCAAGGACCTCGCGACGCACGACCTCGACCTGGTGCGCTGGCTCGGCGGCGCGCCGATCGCGCGCGTCGCCGCGCAGACGTCGCACCGGATGGGCCGCGACCACGAGGACCTGGTCCTGGTCACCGGCCGGCTCGCCAACGACCGCGCGTTCAACTGCGTGGTCGACTGGCTGACGCCGCGCAAGATCCGCGAGACGCGCGTGCTCGGCGAGGGCGGGATGTTCGTCGCCGACACGCTGAACGCCGACCTCTGGTTCTACGCCAACGCGCACGTGTCGACCGGCGGCTGGGCGGCGGACGCCGCGCGCCGCGGCGTCGCCGAGGGCGACGTGACGAAGTTCGCGCTGCGCCGCGAGGAGCCGCTGGCCGCCGAGCTGGAGGCGTTCTGCGCGCTGGTCGGCGGCAACGACAGCGCCCCGGTCGTGACGCTCGCCGAGGGGCTCGAGACCGTCGTGGTCGCCGAGGCGGTCCTGGAGAGCGCGGCGAGCGGCGCGTCGGTGGACCTCACCGGGAGCGCGGCGTGA